Proteins from a genomic interval of Spea bombifrons isolate aSpeBom1 chromosome 4, aSpeBom1.2.pri, whole genome shotgun sequence:
- the DIS3L gene encoding DIS3-like exonuclease 1 isoform X1, giving the protein MLKTERILHLKVQRCRTVRAVREHYLREDVSCGSPLCTTCVRDGKLLSEELTHYLVPDCQILQDYQEVLEFPELRGIIFLQTACQSVQFQRGRRQYNRLRSMIRDPRHDCILFPNEFQLHAYLPREEGESAEAWQTRCVYNSCVWYHQHCHGMVPVVMVTEDEEVVKTYSNETAGVYVISFKNYLETFWPDLKSALELYESLRQSRCEREVEGREKNGKEYPEHLPVEVLEAGIKSGRFKRGVLSVNKHRSQLEAFVRLQGFGCKSTDLQSDVLIHGTKSRNRAVHGDVVAVELLPKSEWKGRIGALCENEGDDRAGDSQSEVMPTGRVVGVLQRNWRDYVVTFPTYEETQKQSKNVQKILVTPWDYRIPKIRISTQQASVLQDYRVVVRIDSWESTSLYPNGHFVRVLGRIGDIEAEIAAILVENSISVNPFSEAQLAEMPTNTPDCPWTVEKDEDGRLDLRKTHLVLSIDPVGCEDVDDALSIRALPSGCLELGVHIADVTHFVRPNSYTDMEARARATTYYLADRRYDMLPPILSADLCSLLGGVDRYAVSVMWELDGRTLDIRKVWYGRTIIRSSYKLSYEVAQQLLDGDLEPLNTDPELQPLSEDPSRLEQLLWAVGKLTEVARAVRSQRDLSGALELEGVEVRVQLGEEHSIDDLVPKQPLQVHETIAECMILANHWVAKKICESYPQQALLRLHPPPRQEFFQELKECAQAQGFSIDTRSNKALADSLDKANNPSDPIVNRLLRSMATQAMSNAQYFSTGSYTEEEFYHYGLALDKYTHFTSPIRRYADIVVHRLLLASINKGPNDNLFGNRDLEELCGHINARNRAAQNCQKQSTELFQCMFFKDKDPDSDPRCTCDAIVYAIRTNGLLLFIPRYGIKGAAYLKNTEGLVLSCSEDGCHWTSGSIHRQPDRIIVTEQAGKSTSFCLFDHVTVRIHIQTSRFHSDTIRLEITSNKPHKSPEDQPHVSNSHFVKTDLVREVTQTAMEAQLAELEAAAAQKAEDRHQEYRQTRGISLYTLLEELRDLALLDVSGA; this is encoded by the exons ATGTTGAAAACCGAGAGAATCCTGCACCTGAAGGTCCAGCGGTGCCGGACTGTGCGAGCGGTGCGGGAGCATTACCTACGGGAAGACGTGAGCTGCGGGAGCCCGCTCTGTACGACTTGTGTCAGGG ATGGGAAGCTGTTGTCTGAGGAGCTGACGCACTATCTGGTTCCAGACTGCCAGATCCTGCAGGATTATCAAGAGGTTCTTGAGTTTCCAGAACTGAGAGGCATCATCTTTCTGCAAACGGCGTGCCAATCTGTGCAGTTTCAGAGAGGACGCAG GCAGTATAACAGGCTGCGTTCCATGATCCGTGATCCCCGCCATGACTGCATTCTCTTCCCAAATGAATTCCAGCTTCATGCCTACCTTCCCCGGGAGGAAGGGGAATCCGCAGAGGCCTGGCAGACAAG GTGTGTTTATAACTCCTGCGTGTGGTACCACCAGCACTGCCACGGCATGGTCCCTGTTGTGATGGTGACTGAGGATGAGGAGGTTGTCAAGACGTACAGTAATGAGACTGCAGGGGTATATGTGATCTCATTTAAG AATTACCTGGAAACGTTCTGGCCGGATTTGAAAAGTGCGCTGGAGCTGTACGAGTCTCTTCGACAGTCTCGGTGTGAACGAGAGGTGGAGGGCCGGGAAAAAAATGGCAAGGAGTATCCAGAGCATCTCCCCGTGGAAGTGCTGGAAGCTGGGATCAAATCTGGAAGATTCAAGCGG GGTGTCCTCAGTGTGAACAAGCACCGCTCTCAGCTGGAAGCATTTGTGCGACTTCAGGGCTTCGGCTGCAAAAGCACAG ACCTGCAGAGTGATGTCCTCATCCATGGCACCAAGTCTCGGAACCGAGCAGTCCATGGGGATGTGGTGGCAGTGGAGCTTCTTCCAAAATCTGAGTGGAAGGGAAGAATTGGTGCACTGTGTGAGAATGAAGGGGATGACAGAGCAGGAGATTCCCAGAGTGAGGTTATGCCAACAG GTCGTGTAGTGGGAGTGCTACAGCGTAACTGGAGGGATTATGTGGTGACTTTTCCTACCTATGAGGAGACTCAGAAGCAAAgcaaaaatgttcaaaaaatcCTGGTAACTCCTTGGGACTACAGAATACCTAAAATCCGTATCAGCACACAGCAAGCCAGCGTCTTGCAG GATTATAGGGTGGTGGTGAGGATCGACTCCTGGGAATCCACGTCTCTCTACCCCAACGGACACTTTGTGAGGGTCCTTGGACGCATTGGAGACATAGAGGCTGAAATTGCAGCTATACTGGTTGAGAACAGCATTAGCGTTAACCCTTTTTCTGAAGCTCAG CTTGCAGAGATGCCCACTAATACTCCTGACTGCCCGTGGACAGTTGAAAAGGATGAAGATGGGCGCCTGGACCTGCGCAAGACTCATTTGGTTCTCAGTATCGACCCGGTGGGCTGTGAGGATGTGGATGACGCTCTGTCCATACGGGCTCTACCCTCCGGGTGCTTGGAGCTTGGTGTGCACATTGCTGATGTCACGCACTTTGTACGGCCCAATTCTTACACGGACATGGAAGCCCGGGCCAG AGCCACCACTTACTACCTGGCCGATAGACGCTATGACATGCTGCCCCCCATCTTGAGTGCTGATCTCTGCTCTCTTCTTGGAGGCGTTGACAG ATACGCAGTGAGTGTAATGTGGGAGCTGGATGGGAGAACCTTGGATATCCGGAAAGTGTGGTACGGCAGAACCATCATCCGCTCATCCTATAAGCTCAGTTATGAAGTGGCTCAGCAGCTGCTGGATGGAGACCTTGAGCCCTTAAATACTGACCCTGAGCTTCAGCCACTCTCGGAGGACCCCAGTAGACTGGAACAGCTGTTGTGGGCAGTTGGCAAACTGACAGAGGTGGCACGAGCTGTCAGATCGCAGAGAGACTTGAGTGGAGCGCTGGAGTTAGAAGGAGTGGAGGTACGGGTCCAGCTTGGGGAGGAGCACAGCATCGATGACCTGGTCCCCAAACAACCCCTTCAGGTGCATGAAACAATTGCAGAGTGCATGATCCTGGCCAATCACTGGGTGGCCAAAAAAATCTGTGAAAGCTACCCTCAGCAGGCGCTTCTACGTCTGCATCCACCTCCGCGCCAAGAGTTCTTTCAGGAGCTGAAGGAGTGTGCGCAAGCACAAGGGTTTTCCATTGATACAAG ATCAAACAAGGCTTTGGCTGATTCTCTGGACAAAGCAAATAACCCTTCTGACCCAATTGTTAATCGTTTGCTGCGATCAATGGCGACCCAAGCCATGTCCAACGCCCAGTACTTCTCCACAGGCTCGTACACAGAGGAAGAGTTCTATCATTATG GTTTGGCTCTGGACAAGTACACACATTTCACATCCCCAATCCGTCGGTATGCTGATATCGTGGTGCACAGACTGCTTCTGGCTTCCATCAACAAAGGGCCAAATGATAACTTATTTGGCAACCGAGACCTTGAGGAGCTGTGTGGTCACATCAATGCTCGCAATCGG GCAGCCCAGAATTGCCAGAAACAATCAACCGAACTCTTCCAGTGCATGTTCTTTAAAGACAAAGACCCAGATTCTGACCCGCGATGCACCTGTGATGCCATTGTATATGCCATCCGCACCAACGGACTGCTGCTTTTCATACCCAG atatggcattaaagGTGCTGCTTACCTGAAGAATACAGAGGGACTAGTGCTGTCCTGCAGTGAAGATGGCTGCCACTGGACATCTGGCTCCATACACCGACAACCAGACAGAATAATTGTCACTGAACAAGCAGGAAAGTCAACCTCCTTCTGCCTCTTTGATCACGTGACT GTGCGGATCCATATTCAGACCTCCCGTTTCCACTCAGACACCATCCGGCTGGAGATAACCAGCAACAAGCCGCATAAATCCCCGGAGGACCAGCCCCATGTCTCCAACTCACACTTCGTGAAAACAGACTTGGTAAGGGAGGTTACGCAAACCGCGATGGAGGCTCAGCTGGCCGAGCTGGAGGCTGCGGCAGCACAGAAGGCAGAGGATCGGCACCAGGAATACCGTCAAACGCGGGGGATCAGCCTATATACTTTGTTGGAAGAGCTGAGAGACTTGGCGCTGCTTGATGTGTCAGGGGCTTAA
- the DIS3L gene encoding DIS3-like exonuclease 1 isoform X2 codes for MQYNRLRSMIRDPRHDCILFPNEFQLHAYLPREEGESAEAWQTRCVYNSCVWYHQHCHGMVPVVMVTEDEEVVKTYSNETAGVYVISFKNYLETFWPDLKSALELYESLRQSRCEREVEGREKNGKEYPEHLPVEVLEAGIKSGRFKRGVLSVNKHRSQLEAFVRLQGFGCKSTDLQSDVLIHGTKSRNRAVHGDVVAVELLPKSEWKGRIGALCENEGDDRAGDSQSEVMPTGRVVGVLQRNWRDYVVTFPTYEETQKQSKNVQKILVTPWDYRIPKIRISTQQASVLQDYRVVVRIDSWESTSLYPNGHFVRVLGRIGDIEAEIAAILVENSISVNPFSEAQLAEMPTNTPDCPWTVEKDEDGRLDLRKTHLVLSIDPVGCEDVDDALSIRALPSGCLELGVHIADVTHFVRPNSYTDMEARARATTYYLADRRYDMLPPILSADLCSLLGGVDRYAVSVMWELDGRTLDIRKVWYGRTIIRSSYKLSYEVAQQLLDGDLEPLNTDPELQPLSEDPSRLEQLLWAVGKLTEVARAVRSQRDLSGALELEGVEVRVQLGEEHSIDDLVPKQPLQVHETIAECMILANHWVAKKICESYPQQALLRLHPPPRQEFFQELKECAQAQGFSIDTRSNKALADSLDKANNPSDPIVNRLLRSMATQAMSNAQYFSTGSYTEEEFYHYGLALDKYTHFTSPIRRYADIVVHRLLLASINKGPNDNLFGNRDLEELCGHINARNRAAQNCQKQSTELFQCMFFKDKDPDSDPRCTCDAIVYAIRTNGLLLFIPRYGIKGAAYLKNTEGLVLSCSEDGCHWTSGSIHRQPDRIIVTEQAGKSTSFCLFDHVTVRIHIQTSRFHSDTIRLEITSNKPHKSPEDQPHVSNSHFVKTDLVREVTQTAMEAQLAELEAAAAQKAEDRHQEYRQTRGISLYTLLEELRDLALLDVSGA; via the exons GCAGTATAACAGGCTGCGTTCCATGATCCGTGATCCCCGCCATGACTGCATTCTCTTCCCAAATGAATTCCAGCTTCATGCCTACCTTCCCCGGGAGGAAGGGGAATCCGCAGAGGCCTGGCAGACAAG GTGTGTTTATAACTCCTGCGTGTGGTACCACCAGCACTGCCACGGCATGGTCCCTGTTGTGATGGTGACTGAGGATGAGGAGGTTGTCAAGACGTACAGTAATGAGACTGCAGGGGTATATGTGATCTCATTTAAG AATTACCTGGAAACGTTCTGGCCGGATTTGAAAAGTGCGCTGGAGCTGTACGAGTCTCTTCGACAGTCTCGGTGTGAACGAGAGGTGGAGGGCCGGGAAAAAAATGGCAAGGAGTATCCAGAGCATCTCCCCGTGGAAGTGCTGGAAGCTGGGATCAAATCTGGAAGATTCAAGCGG GGTGTCCTCAGTGTGAACAAGCACCGCTCTCAGCTGGAAGCATTTGTGCGACTTCAGGGCTTCGGCTGCAAAAGCACAG ACCTGCAGAGTGATGTCCTCATCCATGGCACCAAGTCTCGGAACCGAGCAGTCCATGGGGATGTGGTGGCAGTGGAGCTTCTTCCAAAATCTGAGTGGAAGGGAAGAATTGGTGCACTGTGTGAGAATGAAGGGGATGACAGAGCAGGAGATTCCCAGAGTGAGGTTATGCCAACAG GTCGTGTAGTGGGAGTGCTACAGCGTAACTGGAGGGATTATGTGGTGACTTTTCCTACCTATGAGGAGACTCAGAAGCAAAgcaaaaatgttcaaaaaatcCTGGTAACTCCTTGGGACTACAGAATACCTAAAATCCGTATCAGCACACAGCAAGCCAGCGTCTTGCAG GATTATAGGGTGGTGGTGAGGATCGACTCCTGGGAATCCACGTCTCTCTACCCCAACGGACACTTTGTGAGGGTCCTTGGACGCATTGGAGACATAGAGGCTGAAATTGCAGCTATACTGGTTGAGAACAGCATTAGCGTTAACCCTTTTTCTGAAGCTCAG CTTGCAGAGATGCCCACTAATACTCCTGACTGCCCGTGGACAGTTGAAAAGGATGAAGATGGGCGCCTGGACCTGCGCAAGACTCATTTGGTTCTCAGTATCGACCCGGTGGGCTGTGAGGATGTGGATGACGCTCTGTCCATACGGGCTCTACCCTCCGGGTGCTTGGAGCTTGGTGTGCACATTGCTGATGTCACGCACTTTGTACGGCCCAATTCTTACACGGACATGGAAGCCCGGGCCAG AGCCACCACTTACTACCTGGCCGATAGACGCTATGACATGCTGCCCCCCATCTTGAGTGCTGATCTCTGCTCTCTTCTTGGAGGCGTTGACAG ATACGCAGTGAGTGTAATGTGGGAGCTGGATGGGAGAACCTTGGATATCCGGAAAGTGTGGTACGGCAGAACCATCATCCGCTCATCCTATAAGCTCAGTTATGAAGTGGCTCAGCAGCTGCTGGATGGAGACCTTGAGCCCTTAAATACTGACCCTGAGCTTCAGCCACTCTCGGAGGACCCCAGTAGACTGGAACAGCTGTTGTGGGCAGTTGGCAAACTGACAGAGGTGGCACGAGCTGTCAGATCGCAGAGAGACTTGAGTGGAGCGCTGGAGTTAGAAGGAGTGGAGGTACGGGTCCAGCTTGGGGAGGAGCACAGCATCGATGACCTGGTCCCCAAACAACCCCTTCAGGTGCATGAAACAATTGCAGAGTGCATGATCCTGGCCAATCACTGGGTGGCCAAAAAAATCTGTGAAAGCTACCCTCAGCAGGCGCTTCTACGTCTGCATCCACCTCCGCGCCAAGAGTTCTTTCAGGAGCTGAAGGAGTGTGCGCAAGCACAAGGGTTTTCCATTGATACAAG ATCAAACAAGGCTTTGGCTGATTCTCTGGACAAAGCAAATAACCCTTCTGACCCAATTGTTAATCGTTTGCTGCGATCAATGGCGACCCAAGCCATGTCCAACGCCCAGTACTTCTCCACAGGCTCGTACACAGAGGAAGAGTTCTATCATTATG GTTTGGCTCTGGACAAGTACACACATTTCACATCCCCAATCCGTCGGTATGCTGATATCGTGGTGCACAGACTGCTTCTGGCTTCCATCAACAAAGGGCCAAATGATAACTTATTTGGCAACCGAGACCTTGAGGAGCTGTGTGGTCACATCAATGCTCGCAATCGG GCAGCCCAGAATTGCCAGAAACAATCAACCGAACTCTTCCAGTGCATGTTCTTTAAAGACAAAGACCCAGATTCTGACCCGCGATGCACCTGTGATGCCATTGTATATGCCATCCGCACCAACGGACTGCTGCTTTTCATACCCAG atatggcattaaagGTGCTGCTTACCTGAAGAATACAGAGGGACTAGTGCTGTCCTGCAGTGAAGATGGCTGCCACTGGACATCTGGCTCCATACACCGACAACCAGACAGAATAATTGTCACTGAACAAGCAGGAAAGTCAACCTCCTTCTGCCTCTTTGATCACGTGACT GTGCGGATCCATATTCAGACCTCCCGTTTCCACTCAGACACCATCCGGCTGGAGATAACCAGCAACAAGCCGCATAAATCCCCGGAGGACCAGCCCCATGTCTCCAACTCACACTTCGTGAAAACAGACTTGGTAAGGGAGGTTACGCAAACCGCGATGGAGGCTCAGCTGGCCGAGCTGGAGGCTGCGGCAGCACAGAAGGCAGAGGATCGGCACCAGGAATACCGTCAAACGCGGGGGATCAGCCTATATACTTTGTTGGAAGAGCTGAGAGACTTGGCGCTGCTTGATGTGTCAGGGGCTTAA
- the TIPIN gene encoding TIMELESS-interacting protein codes for MIDPLENDLFDLPDYEHTEDEAFPPLPPPHSPDAENGDTDLANGDDWTQNVGQTQKEEALKPARKAVKRPQPKLDAQRLTSQRGLPALRHLFDGTKFKGKGHEAEDLKILLRQMENWAHRLFPKLQFEDFLSRLESLGNKKEVQTCLKRIRMDMPILHDDFTSEEVVVQMEEDILDLSSEDITAPRVSSPPSASQTSVVDLNEETRQRIERNRLLALERRKAKMQTQTDSQVSLSDAASLPIPSQAAPADEIPEDFDADLLETVDKVVETTSPLIKEECTAGPAETALVTEPQRDPASDALTQVKDADD; via the exons ATGATTGATCCCCTGGAAAATGACCTTTTCGACCTCCCAGATTATGAGCACACAGAGGATGAGGCATTCCCTCCTCTGCCGCCTCCCCACTCTCCTGATGCAGAAAACGGTGATACGGATCTGGCCAATGGAG ATGACTGGACACAGAATGTTGGTCAGACACAGAAAGAGGAAGCTCTGAAACCAGCAAGGAAGGCAGTTAAAAGACCCCAACCTAAACTTGATGCCCAGAG GCTGACCTCACAGCGTGGCCTTCCTGCTTTGCGACACTTGTTTGATGGGACCAAATTTAAAGGCAAAGGTCATGAG GCAGAGGATCTCAAGATTCTGCTGAGACAGATGGAGAATTGGGCACACAGGCTGTTCCCTAAGCTTCAGTTTGAAGACTTTCTCAGCCGGCTGGAAAGTTTGGGGAACAAGAAGGAAGTGCAG ACGTGTTTAAAGAGAATTCGGATGGACATGCCTATTTTACATGACGATTTCACGAGTGAAGAAG TTGTAGTACAGATGGAGGAAGATATTCTGGATTTATCATCTGAAGACATTACTGCACCCCGGGTTTCCTCTCCCCCATCTGCATCGCAGACCAGCGTGGTTGACTTAAACGAGGAGACCCGACAAAGAATTGAGAGAAACAGACTCTTGGCTTTGGAGAGGAGGAAGGCTAAGATGCAGACTCAAACGGACAGTCAAG TCTCCCTTTCAGATGCTGCTTCTCTCCCCATCCCATCTCAGGCAGCACCTGCTGATGAAATTCCAGAGGACTTTGATGCAGATTTGCTGGAAACAGTTGATAAAGTAGTAGAAACCACATCACCTCTTATAAAGGAAGAGTGTACAGCCGGCCCTGCAGAGACAGCTTTGGTCACTGAGCCACAGCGTGATCCAGCCAGCGATGCACTAACTCAAGTGAAAGATGCAGACGATTAA